The following proteins are encoded in a genomic region of Arachis stenosperma cultivar V10309 chromosome 4, arast.V10309.gnm1.PFL2, whole genome shotgun sequence:
- the LOC130973011 gene encoding uncharacterized protein LOC130973011 has translation MSSEDAKKNITGALMQRPIPDDRKPSPTALPAAAPPPKKVIIKSADMLPDMQKEAVDIAVNAFEKYNVEKDVAEQIKKEFDKRHGPTWHCIVGRNFGSYVTHETNHFLYFYLDQKAVLLFKSG, from the exons atgagcaGTGAAGACGCAAAGAAGAACATTACTGGAGCTCTTATGCAGAGACCTATCCCCGACGACCGGAAGCCCTCGCCCACAGCGCTTCCGGCGGCGGCGCCGCCACCCAAAAAGGTCATCATCAAGAGTGCAGATATGTTGCCCGACATGCAAAAGGAGGCTGTTGATATCGCCGTCAAC gcGTTTGAGAAGTACAATGTGGAGAAAGATGTTGCAGAGCAGATAAAGAAGGAGTTCGATAAGAGGCATGGACCCACTTGGCATTGCATAGTTGGTCGCAATTTCG GTTCATATGTGACTCATGAAACAAACCACTTCCTTTACTTCTACTTAGACCAGAAAGCGGTTTTGCTCTTTAAGTCCGGCTAA